GTACGTCCCGCTCAGGGGGCGGCAGGTCAGGCGGAGGTCAGGGGAGGAGTCGCACGAGCCGCTTCACAACGGCGCGGTTCGCAGTCGGTGCACCCGTGTCGTACGGCTTGACCCGTGCGGGTGCCTTCTCGCCGGTCAATTGGCGGTACGTCTGCTTGGCGATGCCGACCATGCCCTTTGCGAACGGGTGGAAACTCATCGCCCGCAGTAGGTCGATCTGCTTGCCGTTGACCCACGCGACGCCGCTCCCGCAGGCGTCGTGTCCGACGGAGGCGGGGTACATGTTGATGTACGTCGCGTCGTTGCGCGTGGCCCCGAGTCGCAGGGACTTGTTCAACCTGCGCTGCAGCTTGTTGCCCCATGCGTAGTCGCCGTCGGCGAACGGGATGGCGTCGCAGGTACCGATCGGCGGCAGAATCCGCAGGTAGCCGACGACGGCCACCTTTGCGTTCGGCGCATGCTTGTGGATCGCGCGGACGCTGCGCGCGATGTGTCCGCGGATGCGAGTCGCGTCGCGGAATTTCGTGTCGACGCCCTTCTTGGTGAACTTCTTCTTGCAGGGAGAGCCCTTGGGGTTCTGGTCGCGGACGGCGGTGCAGTCGGAGAGCAGGCTGCCGAACAGCTCGAAGTCGTTGCCCCCGATACCGAGCGTGACCAGATCGGTGTCCTTGCTGAGTGCGTCGAGCTGGCGCGCGTTCGTGCCGAGCGGCGTCTGCTGTGGCTTCCACAGGTGGCTGGAGTGTGCGGCGCTGCAACTGGCATCGGTGTACGTCTCGACGTCGAAGTACGAGGCGAGCAGAGCGGGGTAGTTGCGTGCGGATACGACGCAGCCGAGCGGGCGGTCGAGGCGGATCGGATGGATCAGCGGGCCGGCCGTGAACGAGTCGCCGAGTGCCACATAGTTGTCGTACTGCGTCTTGCGGGCGGCATCGTCAGGTTCGGCATTCGCACTCGTGGTGCCGGCGACGGTCGCGAGCAGCCCGACGAGCGCGGCCGCAACGGGTAGCCCCAGGGGTCTCCGCATCGGTGTGATCTCCCTCATGTGGATGAACGGTGACCGCAACCTACCAACGGGTAACCAGATGCGACAAGCAACGATGCTCAGTATCTGGACGATCGTCCCACTCGTCACGCAGAGCCGGACAGGTGTCACCCCCTCACACCTGTCCGGCTGGCCTCGGTCGGAGCT
The sequence above is drawn from the Nocardioidaceae bacterium SCSIO 66511 genome and encodes:
- a CDS encoding SGNH/GDSL hydrolase family protein, with the translated sequence MRRPLGLPVAAALVGLLATVAGTTSANAEPDDAARKTQYDNYVALGDSFTAGPLIHPIRLDRPLGCVVSARNYPALLASYFDVETYTDASCSAAHSSHLWKPQQTPLGTNARQLDALSKDTDLVTLGIGGNDFELFGSLLSDCTAVRDQNPKGSPCKKKFTKKGVDTKFRDATRIRGHIARSVRAIHKHAPNAKVAVVGYLRILPPIGTCDAIPFADGDYAWGNKLQRRLNKSLRLGATRNDATYINMYPASVGHDACGSGVAWVNGKQIDLLRAMSFHPFAKGMVGIAKQTYRQLTGEKAPARVKPYDTGAPTANRAVVKRLVRLLP